A genomic stretch from Kribbella amoyensis includes:
- a CDS encoding 3-keto-5-aminohexanoate cleavage protein: MTSTLITVAPTGAETAKADVPALPTTLAELVETAKRCEAAGAAMIHIHIRDGEHRPTLDLGRLTDTVTAVRENTGLIVQLSTGGAVTDPYDHRLRVLDAAPDSCSLTMGTVNFGDDVFMNPWPFVTELYQLTQEREVVPEFELFDLGHVAALHRLLDKYGLPYGGKVHCDLVMGVPGGMPGTTDALVAAVNGLPSAVTSWSATGIGRTSLPVALAALSKGGHLRVGMEDTLTLAKGHPVTHNAELVERAATLATLAQRPPMSPDEARTHLSIKPRS; this comes from the coding sequence ATGACGTCGACGCTGATCACTGTTGCTCCGACCGGTGCCGAGACCGCGAAGGCGGACGTTCCGGCGCTGCCCACCACGCTCGCCGAGCTGGTGGAGACCGCGAAGCGGTGCGAGGCCGCCGGCGCCGCGATGATCCACATCCACATCCGCGACGGCGAGCACCGGCCGACGCTCGACCTCGGCCGGCTGACCGACACGGTCACCGCGGTCCGCGAGAACACCGGGCTGATCGTCCAGCTCTCCACCGGCGGCGCGGTCACCGATCCGTACGACCACCGGCTGCGGGTGCTCGACGCGGCACCGGACTCGTGTTCGCTGACGATGGGCACGGTCAACTTCGGCGACGACGTGTTCATGAACCCGTGGCCGTTCGTCACCGAGCTCTACCAGCTCACCCAGGAGCGCGAGGTCGTCCCGGAGTTCGAGCTGTTCGACCTCGGCCACGTCGCCGCGCTGCACCGGCTGCTGGACAAGTACGGCCTGCCGTACGGCGGCAAGGTGCACTGCGACCTGGTGATGGGCGTCCCCGGCGGCATGCCCGGGACGACGGACGCCCTGGTTGCCGCGGTCAACGGTCTGCCGAGCGCCGTGACCTCGTGGTCCGCGACCGGGATCGGCCGGACCAGCCTCCCGGTGGCGCTGGCCGCGCTGTCCAAGGGCGGCCACCTCCGGGTCGGCATGGAGGACACGTTGACGCTGGCGAAGGGCCACCCGGTCACCCACAACGCGGAGCTCGTCGAACGCGCCGCCACCCTGGCCACCCTCGCCCAGCGGCCGCCGATGTCCCCCGACGAGGCTCGTACTCACCTGAGCATCAAGCCGCGCTCCTGA
- a CDS encoding sulfurtransferase, with translation MSRESALVSADWVEEHKADDGVVLIEVDEDVSAYDAGHIAGAIKLDWKDDLQDQVRRDFVNKEQFEALLSERGVGNDDTVVLYGGNNNWFAAYAYWYFKLYGHGDVRLLDGGRKRWELDSRELTDEVVKREATQYTAQEPDLNIRAFRDEVNQAIGVKNLVDVRSPDEYAGRLLAPAHLPQEQAQRAGHIPTAANIPWSKAANDDGTFRGDDELQKLYADAGVDFGKDTIAYCRIGERSAHTWFVLHEILGQENVKNYDGSWTEWGSLVGVPVALGDEPGKA, from the coding sequence ATGAGCAGGGAATCCGCTCTCGTCTCGGCCGACTGGGTCGAGGAGCACAAGGCCGACGACGGTGTCGTGCTGATCGAGGTCGACGAGGACGTCTCGGCGTACGACGCCGGCCACATCGCCGGTGCGATCAAGCTGGACTGGAAGGACGACCTCCAGGACCAGGTCCGCCGCGACTTCGTCAACAAGGAGCAGTTCGAGGCCCTGCTGTCCGAGCGCGGGGTCGGCAACGACGACACCGTCGTGCTCTACGGCGGCAACAACAACTGGTTCGCGGCCTACGCGTACTGGTACTTCAAGCTGTACGGCCACGGTGACGTGCGGCTGCTCGACGGCGGCCGCAAGCGCTGGGAGCTGGACAGCCGCGAGCTCACCGACGAGGTGGTCAAGCGCGAGGCGACCCAGTACACCGCGCAGGAGCCGGACCTGAACATCCGCGCCTTCCGCGACGAGGTCAACCAGGCCATCGGCGTGAAGAACCTGGTCGACGTGCGCAGCCCCGACGAGTACGCCGGCCGGCTGCTCGCCCCGGCCCACCTGCCGCAGGAGCAGGCGCAGCGCGCCGGGCACATCCCGACCGCGGCGAACATCCCGTGGAGCAAGGCGGCCAACGACGACGGCACCTTCCGCGGTGACGACGAACTGCAGAAGCTGTACGCCGACGCGGGCGTCGACTTCGGCAAGGACACGATCGCGTACTGCCGGATCGGTGAGCGCTCGGCGCACACCTGGTTCGTGCTGCACGAGATCCTCGGTCAGGAGAACGTGAAGAACTACGACGGTTCGTGGACCGAGTGGGGCTCGCTGGTCGGTGTACCGGTGGCCCTCGGCGACGAGCCCGGGAAGGCATGA
- a CDS encoding DUF1416 domain-containing protein, whose translation MCGAKKGGLDLKGVDVDKEAVIQGQVLRGEEPVGGAYVRLLDSSGEFTAEVPTSATGHFRFFAAPGSWTLRTLAPKADVVDRQVVAQYGEVAEVAVAV comes from the coding sequence ATGTGCGGAGCGAAGAAGGGCGGCCTTGACCTCAAGGGCGTCGACGTCGACAAGGAGGCCGTGATCCAGGGCCAGGTCCTGCGCGGCGAGGAGCCGGTCGGCGGCGCCTACGTGCGGCTCCTGGACTCCTCCGGTGAGTTCACGGCCGAGGTCCCCACCTCCGCGACCGGGCACTTCCGGTTCTTCGCGGCGCCGGGCAGCTGGACGCTGCGCACCCTGGCCCCCAAGGCCGACGTGGTCGACCGCCAGGTCGTCGCGCAGTACGGCGAGGTCGCCGAGGTGGCCGTCGCCGTCTGA
- a CDS encoding DUF4395 domain-containing protein, with protein sequence MSDETATKPQVDPRGLRFAAAVTTVVLALTLVLNNPWPLAVQAVVFAISVVLGVQASPYGQIFQRLVRPRLGPPQELEDAAPPRFAQLVGLAFAVLGLIGYLTGAGILGVVATGFALVAAFVNAAVGLCLGCEAYLLIQRIRTPHTATTT encoded by the coding sequence ATGTCCGACGAGACGGCAACGAAACCCCAGGTAGATCCGCGCGGACTCCGGTTCGCCGCGGCTGTCACCACGGTCGTGCTCGCGCTGACCCTGGTGCTGAACAACCCGTGGCCACTGGCGGTCCAGGCCGTGGTGTTCGCGATCTCGGTCGTGCTCGGCGTGCAGGCGTCGCCGTACGGCCAGATCTTCCAGCGGCTGGTCCGGCCCCGGTTGGGTCCGCCGCAGGAGTTGGAGGACGCGGCGCCGCCGCGCTTCGCCCAGCTGGTCGGGCTGGCGTTCGCCGTGCTCGGCCTGATCGGCTACCTCACCGGCGCCGGGATCCTCGGTGTCGTCGCCACCGGCTTCGCGCTGGTCGCCGCGTTCGTGAACGCGGCGGTCGGGCTGTGCCTGGGCTGCGAGGCCTACCTGCTGATCCAACGCATTCGTACGCCCCACACCGCTACTACCACCTGA
- a CDS encoding carboxymuconolactone decarboxylase family protein has product MDARLNLFGNQTAAKVLKHLIAASHATTGAGVPAATLELVRLRASQINGCGFCTDMHTKDALAAGETQLRLNLVAAWREATVFTEPERAALELTEQGTRLADAAGGVPDDVWLTATKHYTEDQLAALVAAIAVINAFNRVNVITQQPAGDYQPGQFG; this is encoded by the coding sequence ATGGACGCACGACTGAACCTCTTCGGCAACCAGACCGCGGCCAAGGTCCTGAAGCACCTGATCGCCGCGAGCCACGCGACGACCGGCGCCGGCGTCCCCGCCGCGACCCTGGAGCTGGTGAGGCTCCGCGCGAGCCAGATCAACGGCTGCGGCTTCTGCACCGACATGCACACCAAGGACGCTCTCGCGGCCGGCGAGACCCAGCTCCGCCTCAACCTGGTCGCGGCCTGGCGCGAGGCCACCGTCTTCACCGAGCCCGAGCGGGCCGCCCTGGAACTGACCGAACAGGGCACCCGCCTCGCCGACGCGGCCGGCGGTGTCCCGGACGACGTCTGGCTCACCGCCACCAAGCACTACACCGAGGACCAGCTCGCCGCCCTGGTCGCGGCGATCGCCGTCATCAACGCCTTCAACCGCGTCAACGTCATCACCCAGCAGCCCGCCGGCGACTACCAGCCGGGCCAGTTCGGCTGA
- the dtd gene encoding D-aminoacyl-tRNA deacylase, whose protein sequence is MRAVVQRVSQASVTVDGEVVGAIDEPGLMVLLGVTHEDTEEKAKALAAKIWTLRILRDERSAADEQAPILAVSQFTLYADTRKGRRPSWSAAAPGPVSEPLYESFCQALESLGAKVERGRFGADMQVALTNDGPVTLILES, encoded by the coding sequence ATGAGAGCAGTCGTACAGCGGGTCAGCCAGGCGTCCGTCACGGTCGACGGCGAGGTGGTCGGGGCGATCGACGAGCCCGGGCTGATGGTCCTGCTCGGGGTCACCCACGAGGACACCGAGGAGAAGGCGAAGGCCCTCGCGGCGAAGATCTGGACCCTGCGCATCCTCCGGGACGAGCGCTCCGCCGCCGACGAGCAGGCGCCGATCCTCGCGGTCAGCCAGTTCACCCTGTACGCCGACACCCGCAAGGGCCGCCGTCCGTCGTGGAGCGCGGCCGCCCCCGGTCCGGTCTCCGAGCCGCTCTACGAGTCCTTCTGCCAGGCGCTCGAGTCGCTCGGCGCCAAGGTCGAACGCGGCCGGTTCGGCGCCGACATGCAGGTCGCCCTCACCAACGACGGCCCGGTCACCCTGATCCTCGAGTCCTGA
- a CDS encoding choice-of-anchor P family protein has product MRPRIGYKKLAAVGVAAVVGVASTIALTSGSASAAPVYGYSGYAFGTDVQTGLANSGPQVISQISCTTDANRKAENDLATANVNEQAIARTVKTDTKAFADERGNGVTSTATAADIKLGSLLSLTGAKTTTTAWVKNGNLHYTGSTTFAGVKIGNVVVPSLLKAKPNTKVAVPGLGYVVLNRVGGVKTESGIYSYAQAVVVHATVKNRYLPVGVDVAVLKTRAEVTKPATAMVMGDAYGTKASVDKLVTSSPTSYQATCQGTEGKTVRVAVAELNIPKVAHVGGVYTTKNGRIGADKSDVNFTSHVAGVKVGNLSIGAIESAASASKTKDGKVSLNSSSSIASIKVGNKVYPVQTGENAELEIPGIAKLTFNQVVRQSRYISVNALVIDVYSLNTKVVVGHSAAGVIG; this is encoded by the coding sequence ATGAGACCCCGCATCGGATACAAGAAGCTCGCCGCCGTCGGTGTCGCGGCGGTTGTCGGCGTAGCTTCTACGATCGCGCTGACCTCGGGTTCGGCGTCCGCCGCGCCGGTTTACGGCTACAGCGGCTACGCGTTCGGGACCGACGTGCAGACCGGGCTCGCGAACAGCGGCCCGCAGGTCATCAGCCAGATCAGCTGCACCACCGACGCGAACCGGAAGGCCGAGAACGACCTGGCCACCGCGAACGTCAACGAGCAGGCCATCGCGCGCACGGTCAAGACCGACACCAAGGCCTTCGCCGACGAGCGCGGCAACGGTGTGACCAGCACCGCGACCGCCGCCGACATCAAGCTCGGCTCGCTGCTGTCGCTGACCGGCGCGAAGACCACCACCACCGCGTGGGTCAAGAACGGCAACCTGCACTACACCGGCAGCACCACCTTCGCCGGCGTGAAGATCGGCAACGTCGTCGTTCCGTCGCTGCTGAAGGCCAAGCCGAACACCAAGGTCGCCGTTCCGGGCCTCGGCTACGTCGTGCTGAACCGCGTCGGCGGCGTGAAGACCGAGTCCGGCATCTACTCGTACGCGCAGGCCGTCGTCGTGCACGCCACGGTGAAGAACCGCTATCTCCCGGTCGGTGTCGACGTCGCGGTGCTGAAGACCCGCGCCGAGGTCACCAAGCCGGCCACCGCGATGGTCATGGGTGACGCGTACGGCACCAAGGCGAGCGTCGACAAGCTGGTCACCTCGAGCCCGACCTCCTACCAGGCCACCTGCCAGGGCACGGAAGGCAAGACGGTCCGGGTTGCGGTCGCCGAGCTGAACATCCCGAAGGTCGCGCACGTCGGTGGCGTCTACACCACCAAGAACGGCCGGATCGGTGCGGACAAGTCCGACGTCAACTTCACCTCGCACGTCGCGGGCGTGAAGGTCGGCAACCTGTCCATCGGTGCCATCGAGTCCGCCGCTTCGGCGTCGAAGACCAAGGACGGCAAGGTCAGCCTGAACTCGTCCTCGAGCATCGCCTCCATCAAGGTCGGCAACAAGGTCTACCCGGTGCAGACCGGTGAGAACGCCGAGCTGGAGATCCCCGGCATCGCCAAGCTGACCTTCAACCAGGTCGTGCGTCAGAGCCGCTACATCTCCGTCAACGCGCTGGTGATCGACGTCTACAGCCTGAACACCAAGGTCGTCGTCGGCCACTCGGCCGCCGGTGTGATCGGCTGA